The DNA window CTGCAAAAAGTCACGTCGTGAGCGACCGTCACAATAGCGGCTAGTTTTTCCGGCGGGAATGGTAAGCATGGGAACCTCTCTCAAGGTGGGCGTTTAAGCGAGAGACAAACCAATAAGGTGGGACGTATCCAAGGGGGTTGATTTGGGATTGTAGCAAAAAGATCCCGCCAATGCCAAAGCCAGAAATTTTTTTCACAACCCCATCAGGGCATACCTTACGAGCAGTCGGAACGGCAATCGCCCCCGTCCATGAAAGCGCCTGCTTGCCAGGTCAGGCGTCCCGGAGGAAAATAGCCAGCGTTCCTGATCGCTCGGCCTCCCTTCTGTTTTTCGACAGCCAGGACCGGCCGGCTGGAGCAAGAACCTTTTGACCAATCAAAATTGTTGGATTGGTTCTTCCCTGGCGATTCCCGCCGCAGCTGGCTGCTAGCAGCCGGGAGATGCTCGCTTCCACAATGAGTAACGGCCTGCCCCTTTATCTGGATAACCACTCCACCACCCGTGTCGATCCGCGCGTGGTGGCAGCGATGTTGCCGATGCTGACCGAAAACTACGGCAACGCCGGCAGTGTGAGCCACCCCTATGGCTGGGAAGCGGCCGAAGCGGTCAACCGCAGCCGCGAGACCATCGCCGCCGCGATTCAGGCGAAACCTCGCGAGATCGTGTTCACCAGCGGAGCCACCGAAAGCAATAACCTGGCGATTCGCGGAATCGCCGAACATCCCCGGCGCCAGGGGGACCAGATCCTCAGCGTCGCCACCGAGCACAAAGCCGTGCTCGATCCGCTCGCCCGACTGCAGCGACGGCTGGGCCTGGAGATTCGCCTGCTGCCGGTTGCTGGCGTCGGCAGCGACTGCCCCGGCCGTCTCGATCCACAACAGGTGGCCGATGCGATCACCGATCGCACGGCCCTGGTATCGGTCATGCTGGCCAACAACGAGATAGGCGTGATCCAGCCGCTGGCCGAGATTGGCGCTATCTGCCGGGAACGGGGAGTGCCCCTGCACTGCGATGCGACCCAGGCACTGGGAAAAATCCCGATCGACGCGCGCACGCTGAACGTCGACCTGATGAGCTTCTCGGCCCATAAACTATACGGGCCCAAAGGCGTGGGTTGCCTTTACATCCGCCGCGGCGCTCCGCGTCTGCGACTGGAGCCGCAAATCGATGGCGGCGGGCAGGAGCAGAACTATCGCAGCGGAACGCTCAACACGGCCGGCATTGTCGGTTTCGCCAAAGCGGTCGAACTCTGCCTGGCGGAAATGCCGACGGAAAGCGTGCGTCTGCGCGGGTTGCGGGATCGGTTGTTTGAGCGGCTGGAAACGCGGCTGGATCGGGTCGTCCTGAACGGTCCGCCGCTGACTCCGGAACTGCGGCTGGATAACAACCTCAACTGCAGCTTTGCCCTGGTCGACGGCGAAGCCCTGATGATGAGCATGGGCGAGTTGGCCGTGTCCAGCGGCAGCGCCTGCACTTCCACCAACCCGGAACCCAGCCATGTGCTCAGGGCGATTGGATTAAGCGACGACGCCACCCGCTCGAGTTTGCGGTTTGGGCTGGGTCGGTTCAATACCGAGCAGGAGATCGATCGCGCCAGCGATCTGATCGTAGAGAGTGTGGCCCGGCTGCGAAAAATGAGCAGCATGGCCTGAACGGGTTGCGTGGCGAAGAAAGCCTGCGGCAGCTCCGCACCCGGGGGTGAATTTTGATCTTTGTGCGGGCTTCAAGAACGGAAACCGGGATTCCGGAGACCGAACCTTCCGCGACGCCCCTTTGCCAGAGAAAGGGGCGTTTTCACCGATATCGCGTTCCGTGCTTTTCCGCCGCGTAAACGGGGCGAACACGTCGGTTTCCAATCAAAACCTTCGCCGAAGGGACCGTTGGCCCGTCGTTGGATGCAGCAGGCGAAACGCAAGACGATTCGTGCTTGCTATGCCGCACAACTACTCTTCTTCTTCCGATTGCGACTGCGTTTGCGTCAAATCGCCATACGGCAAAGGATCGGCGAAGTAATCGTTTTCCGGAATGGCGGCGCCGTTTTCCCCGTTCCCTTCAGTGCGGCGAGCGCGCTTGGCGTCGGCCTTGGCTTTTTTTTCCATCTCACGTCGGCGTTTGGCGAAGGTATTTTGATTTTTTCCGATGGTGTGCTCCTTGGCTTCCCAGGGTAGAAATTCGAGTCCACTGAACGGGCCGAAACGATCCGGCAATTTCCCAAAAGGAATCGTACCGAAGATCTGTTTCCAGCATCGGTACGAAGATTGTCCGTTCGCTCAGCCTGTCCTACAACGTTCTGAAAGTGCATTCTGCCAGCCGCCTTCAGGCGACTAGCTGGTTTGCCGCGCGCGAGCACGCGGCTTGCGACGTCGGCGTCGCGGTTTGCTTTGTCCTTCTCCCTCAGCCGCTTCGGTCGCAGGCCTTGTGGCGGCGGCCGGTCGGGATGCGGCCGGACGGCGGAACGAAGCGTCCCGTCGACCGCCGGAGGACGACTTTTCCGGTTCCGGAGCGGTCGGCTGCGGCTGGTCGGCAGCGGGCGGAACCCGCTGACCGATGAAGCGTTCAATCGCCCTTAACTCGTTACGTTCACTGGCGGAACAGAACGACAGGGCGATCCCTTCCGCGCCGGCCCGGCCAGTGCGTCCGATCCGGTGCACGTAGCTTTCCGGTTCGATCGGGAGATCATAATTCACGACATGGGTAATGCCGTCGATATCAATTCCGCGGGCTGCGACATCGGTCGCCACCAGCACCTGCACCGTTTTCCGGCGAAAGGCTTCCAGCGCCCGCTGCCGGGCGCCCTGGGATTTGTTCCCATGGATGGCGGCCGACTTGAAACCGCTTTTCAACAACTGTTCTGATAGAAGGTTAGCGCCGCGCTTCGTTTTGGTAAAGACCAAAGCCCGATCGACATCGTCGGCCGACAGAATCTGACGCAGCAGATCGCGTTTGCCGCTGCGCTCGACGAACAGCACGCGTTGTTCGATCCGTTCCACGCTGGTCGTTTCCGGCGTGACGTTCACGCTCACCGGGTTGTGCAGCAGGCTGCGCGAAAGATCCATGATCTTCGGCGGCATGGTGGCGGAAAAGAACAGCGACTGGCGATTTTTCGGCAGTTTGCTGATGATCCGACGCAGGTCCGGCAGAAAGCCCATGTCCAGCATCCGGTCGGCTTCGTCCAGCACGAAAATTTCCAGCATGTCGAGCGTAATGTAGCCCTGGTTCATCAGGTCCAGCAATCGGCCCGGCGTGGCGACCAGCACATGGGCGCCGCGGCTCAGAGCCCGCACCTGGTGCAACTGGCTGACGCCGCCGTACACCAGCACCTGGCGAAGTCGCAGATGGCGGCCATACGTGGCGAAGCTCTCGCCAATTTGAATGGCCAGCTCACGCGTCGGAGCCAGGACCAGCACAAAAGGGCGGTTCGGCGGAGCCTTCCGGTTGGGGTCGCCCAGGTGATCCAGAATGGGCAACGCAAAGGCGGCCGTTTTCCCGGTGCCGGTTTGCGCACAACCAAGAATATCGCGGCCGTCGAGGGCGGCGGGAATGGTTTGCGCCTGGATCGGCGTGGGCGTTTCGTATTTTTCTTCGGCCAGGGCGCGTTGCAGGGGTTCCAGCAGTTCTAATTCAGCAAAAGTCTTCAAGGGTTGTCCTTTAGGGGACAGCGGGGAAAGTTGCCGGCGGCGTCAGTTCTAGACTGACGGGCTTCAACCTGCAGGCTGTCCGTTCCTGTTTCTTATCCCGGTCCTGGCTTCGAAGAGTTCGAATGCCGCAGTCGCCAAACGTGAAGGCGTGCTGGGTAGCCGGCCGAGGGAAGATTGTTTCGGTATATCAATCGGGAAAGCGGGCGGGCGACCTAGCTTCTGGCGGGGTATCCGCCCTGTCAGCCTCGTCGCATCGACTCACCGTGCGCACAAACAGACGAAACAGTTTTCGCTGTTCTTTGTTGCCATGCCGAATGGTGTTGTTGTTGACCGGCCTGGACTTCGTCTCTGGAAATTTTTGGAGTTCACCCCTGGCATGGTTGAAAACCCAACCAGCCCAGGCAAACGCCGCTGCAAAGGAACTCAAGACAAACAAGCAGGTCCTTGAATTCAGGGCGTCCGTTACGACGCCAGCGGCTTTCCAGAGCGGTCAACGTGGCAGGTTGACTGCAGAAATGTGCGACACGAATGTCGTCACAGGTTCAACGGGGCCTTAGAGGTTCGGGCAATGCCGCTGACCTCGTCGGGTCGGAAAACGTTCTTCAGGCAGATGCGATCCACCCAGGAAAAACGCTACTCGTTTAATTCCGACCTCAATTACCCACCTTCCCTGACAAAAGCCAAAGTGTGTTCGAAGTATACCCCGCCCCAGCGACTTCGCCAAGCCGCATTTGCCAGATACCTTGGAATGCCTGAGCGATTTGCACACGATTTACCGGCGACGACAGTTAGAAGGCCTGTTTTCCGCGCGCATTTCGAAACCACCCCGCCAGGCGAGGGGTCTTACGCCACCTAAGGTGCCAGCCAATCCACCCATACTCCGCCAGGGAGGATTGGTAAAGTGGGGCAACCCAGGTCTTGCTACCGTGGGGCAGATAATGGCTGGCCCCTCTGCCCGCCCCTTTTTCCGCTGCCCCTTTTTCCGCTTTTTCACTTCGGCAGCGCCCATTGTCGCGGCGTTCGGATCACCAGCCGCGCGCATAACTAAAATCACCGTTGTCGTCCACGGATTCTTGGTATCCCATTTCACCCAACGTCTTGCCACCCTCTAAGAAGTACGAGTCGAACAACTCAACGGCTTCTGGTGCGCCGAAGTGCCGGACGTCGTTGTATTTCGCTTCTAAATCGGTGGACAGTTTTCGGGCAGTGTTGTGAAGTAGTGTTAGGCCGATCAGTGTCTCTCGATAATCTTCCTTTAGGTTCTCGACAAGCAGCGAAGCCAACCCAACTTTCAAGCGTTCAGGATTATTCTCCCGTACTGCCCATGTCGCAGCTCCCTCGGCTGCGCCCAATAACAGCCCAGAACCTTCTCGACTCATTGCAGCATGAATCGCTTTTCGTTCATCATTTGAAGCCGCCTCAAACTCGGAGAGCATTTCACCAAGCAATTTATCGTACGCAGCTACGGCACCTGCCGTATTCCCAGACGCTCTGTGAGAGCGCTGGGCAGCGCGAATCTGCTTCAAGTAATCGTTTACAAGGCTTTCCACAATCATCCTCCTGGAACCATTACAACTCGGCCATCTGGCAAGAACTTCTGGATGTAACCAGGAACATTGAAAATGGGGCCACCCAAAGTTTGCCAGTGAGGGCCAAAAATGGCTGGCCCCCTTCTGCCCCCTCGTTTCATCGGAAAGAGTCGCAGAACCGCCGTGTCTCTGAACCTACCGATGCAGGCCCAAGAGTCGTTCGCGCTGTCGACCAGTCCGGCAAGGCCCGGCGGTCTGCCCATTATTAACGGCCTTGCAATCCGGCAGGGGCGCGGCGTGTGGAGAGATAACAGCATGGGTGTCTGCGCTGGCCCTTGGCGTCATCCTCGATGGCTTTGGGGTGAATCACCGAGCGGCGATCCAATTCCATACCAGGTAGATTGCGTAGCCGAGCAGCCCCGCACGGGCGAGCAGGCTGATGGGCGAGAACTTGAGTTTTGCGTCTTGCCGCGTGACCGGAAAGGGAAGTTCCCCTTTCCAGTACCGCCAGCCATTCAGTCCGAAGTGAAAGGTCAGATGGTCCGTTCGCACCATAAGAACGTATCCGGGAATGCGCAGCAGGGGCGAACGAAAAGACGACAGCACGGCCTCACGAATATCCTCATAGGCAATCCTCCAGTCGCCGCACTCCAGTCGGTCGGAATACAGTTTCAAGCGACCCCGTCGAGCCGTAATCCACTTCGGTCCGACCCGCACCTGGTCGCCGTCCGCAATCACCGCCTTCGTCAAGCAACGATGCAAGGGTTTTTCCATCTTGAGTCCGACGAGCTAGTGGAAAGGGACGATTCCGCCAATCCATGGCAGACGGCCAATGCGCGGTCTGGGCTGGGGGCTGGGATGACCCGCAAGCCAGATTTTTCAGAATCGTGGGTGTCTGGTCAATGCGTGTTGTGTTACCCGCGACGTGGGTCTTTGCCTTTGCCGCCCCATTTCATTTCTTCAGGGATCACGAAGCCTTCGGGAAAGACGGTGGTGTGATCAAACAAGGCGTCGTCGAAAATCACTGACTTCAGTGTGGCGCCAGTAAAGTTCACGCCGCGGAGTTTAGCGTGGACGAAGTCGGAGCCGGTCAGATTCGCGTTGGTGAAATCCGCGCTGGTCAACGGGCATTCCATAAAGTCGGCTTTTGCCAGGTTGGCGCCGGTGAAATTCGATCGCGAAAAGTTGCCAAAACGGGCTTTGGTTTTTCGCAGATCCGCATTCGTGAAGTCAGCATCGAATGGCATTCAATCCGCGTAACTCTTTATTCTTTGCCGGGTTGGTGGCTGTGACGGGGCTTGGTCATGAGCTTGTACGGATTGGGCCGGCGTTTGCGGACTCGCGGTTCGTAGCGGTCCGGGCGATTGCCAACGACATGCTGCAAGCAGCAATCATAAAACACGTCGCAGAGCGGATCGGCGTCCAGGGCTTTAAAGCTAGCACTTCTTGCGTTTAGCAAGAATTTTGGCGGTGGAAACGTGGGGTTGGTCGTTCCGTTTGGTTCGCTTCGGCGGCGGGCGTTTTGGGCCGCGTTTGTGTTTCTGAAAGGCGGATAGACGCACGTTCCCCGCCAACTCCACTAACATTTTTGATAACTGTTTCAGCGTCAAAGGCGACAGCGCTTCGCGCCATTCATCTTCCGGGATGGCGATCATCATGCCGCGCCACACCATGCTCATTTCATCCGCCATGTAGTAGAAGGAAAAATTCTTCTCAATCTTTTCCACGCCGTGCGCCGCCCGCAGCGCGGCTTTCACTACAGCCAACGCATTGAAAATCACCAGTCCCAGGCTAAAACCGAATAACGCCGCCGGCGGATAGCCCAGCGTGTTGATCTCGTTGTTGAGCGACAGTCGCAGTTCGTTGAAGGCGGCTTCAATGCTCCAGCGCGTGCGGTATGTGTCAGAGATTGTCACTGCGTCGACGTCCGCCGGCAGATTGGAAAGGATGTGAATCTCCTGTTCTCCGCCACGGCCCGATTGGAACAATTCGACGCTGATGCGGCGAGCCGGCAGCTTGGCGCCAAAGTCGTCGGTGATCAGAATGGACTGCTCGAAGACTTGGCCCG is part of the Lignipirellula cremea genome and encodes:
- a CDS encoding DEAD/DEAH box helicase; protein product: MKTFAELELLEPLQRALAEEKYETPTPIQAQTIPAALDGRDILGCAQTGTGKTAAFALPILDHLGDPNRKAPPNRPFVLVLAPTRELAIQIGESFATYGRHLRLRQVLVYGGVSQLHQVRALSRGAHVLVATPGRLLDLMNQGYITLDMLEIFVLDEADRMLDMGFLPDLRRIISKLPKNRQSLFFSATMPPKIMDLSRSLLHNPVSVNVTPETTSVERIEQRVLFVERSGKRDLLRQILSADDVDRALVFTKTKRGANLLSEQLLKSGFKSAAIHGNKSQGARQRALEAFRRKTVQVLVATDVAARGIDIDGITHVVNYDLPIEPESYVHRIGRTGRAGAEGIALSFCSASERNELRAIERFIGQRVPPAADQPQPTAPEPEKSSSGGRRDASFRRPAASRPAAATRPATEAAEGEGQSKPRRRRRKPRARARQTS
- a CDS encoding pentapeptide repeat-containing protein — encoded protein: MPFDADFTNADLRKTKARFGNFSRSNFTGANLAKADFMECPLTSADFTNANLTGSDFVHAKLRGVNFTGATLKSVIFDDALFDHTTVFPEGFVIPEEMKWGGKGKDPRRG
- a CDS encoding cysteine desulfurase family protein codes for the protein MLASTMSNGLPLYLDNHSTTRVDPRVVAAMLPMLTENYGNAGSVSHPYGWEAAEAVNRSRETIAAAIQAKPREIVFTSGATESNNLAIRGIAEHPRRQGDQILSVATEHKAVLDPLARLQRRLGLEIRLLPVAGVGSDCPGRLDPQQVADAITDRTALVSVMLANNEIGVIQPLAEIGAICRERGVPLHCDATQALGKIPIDARTLNVDLMSFSAHKLYGPKGVGCLYIRRGAPRLRLEPQIDGGGQEQNYRSGTLNTAGIVGFAKAVELCLAEMPTESVRLRGLRDRLFERLETRLDRVVLNGPPLTPELRLDNNLNCSFALVDGEALMMSMGELAVSSGSACTSTNPEPSHVLRAIGLSDDATRSSLRFGLGRFNTEQEIDRASDLIVESVARLRKMSSMA